The DNA sequence CCTCAGCCAAGATTCCATATTTTAAAAAGTATTTCCTGAATTGTTTCAAACAAGCTAGTCATCTAAGCATGCAAACCAAAAACATGTTCATTCCAGAGAATTATGTTTGTCTGTACTTTGTTAGTGTGTTTCTTTTGTCTCATTACTAAGAGATGAAGACGTACTGCCAATGCAGGTAGAGAAAGCTAAGGCCATCACCCTGCTTTGGCAAAGATAGAGAAAGTTACTAAATTTATGAGGATATAATTAGCACATGAAAACGAAATTCTAAAGTCCTCGTTTGGCACTAATTAGACCTTTTATTCTTCGTCTTTAGCAGCTCGATCAGGTCGCATTCATGTTAATGAGCAATGATCAAGAGTTCAAGAGAACAGGTTAACTTTATGTGTTCGAGTCCAGACTCATTATGCTCTTACTTGAGGAAAAGCGAAAGTAGAGCCTATTGGTCACTTAAGGTAGCCTATTTGGGTCTTTTTGATTTCATATCATGGTAAAATTAATGTTCATATATTTTCATCTTCGTACTCATCATCGATATGAAAGGGAAATATGATATGTTCTGTTTTGTAATTTCTTCTTTGTTCATCATATTTAACCTTCTAAGGCTACCCAGCAGCATTTGAAAAGCATATCAAACCTACTACCGCAGAAAATTTTCCATTCTTTCACATTtgtgtccttttttttttgtagttatATTGGATGAACCAAGCAAGCATTATGACAAGGGCTAATTAGAACAATATTCCCAAGAAATCAAAATTACAGTGAGCAAGTTAATAAATGAAAAAATGCATATCCTAGCTACTACAACTACAAAAGGAAAAACAGCCTTAGAAATTGATAAATGCAAGACGAAAGAAAGATTTAGAGAATGCAAATTAGGGAGTTAGACTCTCAATGTTGCCCGAAGAAAGTGAGGAGAGGATCATAAACTTTATGTTTGGCATTCCAACCCATAAAGAAATCCATATGAGCATACTCCTCTACGTATTGTTCCACAAGCTTGTCCTTGTCATGATCTTTGATGTCATTAAGCAAAAGCTTCACATCGTTGACGTCCGAAAGTGTAGATTAGTATAGATTCCGACTAAAATGTAAAAGGATCAAGGCCTCACCTCACTTAAATTTCTCAGCCACCTTGAATAACTTCTTCTTGGATAGAGCTatttttttggttctttctcCATATGATTCATTGCTATCTATTGCTAACCAATGGCCTTACTTATTGATGATTAGTTTGTTGTTATTGATTAATTAGAATAAGTTGTTGTAGATCGCGCGTTTTAATTTTTCATAGGTGACGACTAGGGGCTGATCAATGTTTCCCTATATTGTCTTCATGTTAAAGTTTCCTCTATCACGACAATCACCTTATTACAGTTCAGCAACCAAATCATGTAAGCTACTGAAATTACATTGGAATATTAGCAAACTGATTCTCCATTGCTTAGTAAAGTCTGAAGTTGGTGATTTGTTTGCTACCATCTACACGGAAAATCAACGTTACCACTTCAATATGCATAACAAAGCAAGAAGCTGCTTATTTACTCTTACAGTGGCAGATTCCATGTGAAACAAGAGTACAGATTGTAACTATGCTAAGTCAACTAGAATTACTTGTACATCTAGAGCTGCAGGAACTTGTCAATCATGGTTAGAAGCTGGTTGCTAGAGTTTGCACTTCATGTTAATGAAAGCTTCAATTTTTCAGGCTACATAAAATTCCATTGTAATTAATCATTCATTTTTTAATAATGAGATTCTTGTTGTAGTAAAaatggaattgcagagagaattgtctgtttttcattgataataggagccctttatatagggaattACAGAGTAcataaaaggtaatagaatccgaacataactaggaaacctagaaccttctcctattacaactccaggactaaaccctagtttgaagaggcacacatgatgtcgacatccttcaacaattCTTTCATTTCGACTTTCTCTAAGTTTCTTTCTTACCAAACACTTCACAATTCAGTTTTCTTTAATACTGTTGTTCAAGCAAATCCAGCAATCATCTGTTGGAAGACCTATGTTCTAATGATCAACAATGGGGATGAGAAAGCTTATGTGATTCTTTAGTAATTAGttactttaatttaaaaaaattgtaaattatGAGTTGGGGATACATTATCTAAACGCAATATTAAAATCTACTGATTCCAGTACTATTAGTCTGAGATTAGTGTTAACATAATATACAAACATAACTGAAGGGGAAAGACAAGAACACTATGATCGATATTAAAGGACAAAGAGTAGTCATATACTTCTCCTATTGCTAGGCAAATAGTAAGCAAAACCTAGAACAAACTGATATCCTAATTAACCTATGCACTTCTGAGTCTGACCAACACTCAGCAGCTAGCTAAACTTGGCTAGTCATCTCTTACACAATTCACACAATTTACACGCCGTAATTAGACAGTTGATCATAAGGACAGCTTGACCAACACGATAAAAGCTAACGACATAGAGAAGATATATCTTTATCGCATGACCCTTCCAAGAGTTCTGATAGCTTCTTAATTCCTTTTACTATTGATGTTGATGGTGCTTCTGTAGGTGACAAAAGTCAGCTGTATTAGTAGCTTCTCTGTCACCGGCATTCACACAGATGATAAGATGGGTTAACAAAATAGTAATACTCATCGGAATGAAGGACAGGAACAAAGATgggggatgatgatgatgagagtAATTAGAGGCTGCCATTATAGAAGAAGTTCAAGGTGGATGACTGGATTCACTGGAATGAGGGATGGCTTTAATAGATTGTTCGGAGTTGAATCATTGATATAGCAACGTAGCTAGGTTGCTATATATGTTTCATTGGTGACATGATCATCATTGTGATTCTCGGACTTTGGTTTTACTCTTTTACCTATATGGCTTGTTTTGGTGTAACAGGACCACTGACAATCATTGTATTGTGTCTGAAAAGGAATGCCATATATTGCTAGCTAGTTCCCACTAATACATCCTCTGTTATCCACTTCACTTGGTACCTATGTTACAGTATTTGGCTAATTGCATTTTACTACTCTACGATGTGAGAGTGAGGTCGATTCAGTTTCATAGATTGGAACCTGATGTTTCAAAGTCGTAACAATTTCATACCTcctattgatttgattatccAGTTAAACTGTTGACTGGAAACGTGATATTGTTAGACCTTGAAATCAATCTACAAAGAGACGTTTTGACTCAAAAAAGCAATGTTCTCTTGGAGTTCACAGCTGACTAGAAAGTACTCAAGTGACTCCTCTGAGGGACAATACTAGAACAGTAGTACGAAGTTGTGATTTCGGCAAGATACTGGTCTTTGTTCCAAGTTCCAAGCCTAGTTGTCAGCAAAGGCTATGAATACTTGAGGGGGtaaaacaaccaaaaacatagtAGTAATCAGTCATGACAATTTTACTTTACCAAGCTGTCAGATTCTAGATGATCAATTGGGAATACATACATAAGTGCACAATATAATCCACAGAGTTCAGTACTACTACTTCAACATACTGCTCTGAAATTGGTGTTAGTACTTGATACAATGGATAAAATAACAGATTAATAGGAGGGAGCTAGAAAGAAAAGAACATTATGAGTCTAAGCTATGCAATTTCTGAGTCTGACCAACACTCACAGCACCTTGCTAGCTATAAATTTAGCTAGTCAAATACAGTAGTTGTTGCTGTCTTATTATCTCCATCGCTGATGCAACACAACTGCTCCAGGGCAGTGTTTAGAACTTTGAAAGTGAGGACAGCAGCACTAAGGGCCAAGAAAATGAAGATGCTCAAGCAAAAGGAAATTTGATGTAGCATCTCCATCTCATGATCCAGCCAAGAGTTTTCATATCTTCTTCCCTGAACTATTGATGTTGCTGGTGCTTCTTTCTTCAACAGATTGCTTGGTGGATTAAACTGTCTAGTTTAAACAAAGGTATCTAATTGGGCCTACTTTTCCTAATTAAAAATCATTAGTAAGCTACATCAACCTTGGATTTCGCCTCAGCCACGATTCCATATTTTAACAAGTAATTTCCTGGATTGTTTCAAACAAGCTAGTGATCCAAGGATGGAAACCAAAAACATGTTCATTCCAGAGAATTATGCTTTGTCTGTACTTTGGTAGTATGTTTCTTTTGTCTCATTACTAAGAGATGAAGACGTACATACCCAATGCAGGCAGAGAAAGACAAGGCCATCACCTTGGTTTGGCAACGAAAGAGTTGCTAGATTTATGAAGATATAATTAGCACATGAAAAAGAAAGCCTAAAAGTCCTCGTCTGGCACAAATTTAAATCTCTCTTGGTTTGGCTGATACATATTTGCATCCAAACAGAGAGCAAAGCAAACCGCATTGGTAGTAGCTGCTGTTGTTGATTATTCTGAGTCCCTCCTCAGTAAGAAAAAACATTGGTTTGGCCAAGTAAGACAAGGCTCTCCACGAAAGAATCCATGAAGTAGTAGTCATATGCCTGATTTCCAAAATCTCTAAACTGTTTGTCCTTGGGGTCATAAGACTTGAACGAATTGAACTCTTCGTACCCACCCATTCTGACCACCACCTGACCACTCTTTGTAAAACCAAATGGCTCGATCCGAAGTTCTTCTTCCGGAGATCCTAGCAGATGCACATTGAATAATTTAGTCCATGATTCAGCCACACCGTACTCTTTCATCACCCACAAGTCAAAACAAGAGTCTCCCTGCAACTCAAATAACGCAAGCCAGCACTGATCCCCATCACCATGGTACCTTGAAATCATTGGTGCACCTCTCCAACCTTGGAGAATCTCCACGTTGCGAAATGATCCATCAACCAAGTCCAATGCCACAACGGAAACAGTagactcctcctcctcctcctcccccctTGTCAGGCGGCTCTGAGCCCAGTGAAGAGCGCCGTTGACAAAAGCATGATGAGATGTACAAGGGGAAAAATCGGCAGGAACATTATCAAGACTCTTCCAAGCACTTGCTGAGGCCAAGGACCAAACCTCAACCTCAACCTGGCAATAGGGTTCCCTGACAATTCTCACAACCTTATAATCATCTATACGAGAATCATAGCAGAGATAATAACTTTCACACCGGTAGCAATCAACGGCACGACTGGGACTAGGCAAAAACCCAAACTTTCTAATGGATGGATTCCACAGAATCACAGGAGGGCAGGGGTCACCGTGAATTGAGGAAACAGCAAGGCATACAAGTCCGTTACAAGTTCCGACCACTTGGCCACCGATACCTTTGGTCCAATTACTGTTGCGAATTGGATTTCGGAGGTTGGAATACTGACCGAATAAAGCTGCAGGGTTATCCCAATGCAAATCGTATGATTGGCGGGAGATGAGCAGGAGGCGCTTCGAAATGCCGTCGTGGGTTTGATTCTTGAGGTGGGTTTGAATGAAGGTAGGGTTTTTGATGAGAGAGTTCCATAACTTGCACACGGCGCTGCATCTGATTACATCTTTGACGGGCAACTTCAACAGGATTTTGTCTATGATTTCTTCAGGAAAGTATTCCTCCACTCCCCATTGTtgtttttggatcttcatcgtCGGAGCCGCTACGACGACGGGACTCTGGGGGCTTGTATCTGATCGGAGCTGCGAATATTAGCGGTCGAGCTTGAGATGTGGTCGGGTTCAGTTCCTCCTGCTCCTTATAAAAGGACCGAAAATCCAAAGTTACACGTGTCTGACTACTTCAAAACCGAATCCAAGTTTAACACCAAATACAAGTTTGATGGTCTTTTGAGTAGGGAAAATCATCCGTACAGTACCTGATCTTTggcccattctaaacttcagtacctcacattcagaaaatatcagaacggtacctgaggttctgaccccgaccgaagaatggtacctggagccgttagctccgttacagaAGTTGACAAttgaaggatattttcgtcttttcatgtcttaatccaatttttttttatctaattcatctttttctatttctttttctttctccctactgttcctctctctctctctctctctctctctctctctctcattcaacTCTCCTCGGTCTCAACGGAGCCACAGGCTTCACCACCGTCTCTCAGATCGGAATCAGCCTTCACCGACCTAAACTCAGACATCAactttcatctctctctctctctctcttgaatcCAAATCTCAATTCGGTCTCAATGGAGCCACCAATATCACTACAGTCTCTCAGATCGGACCCAACCTTCACTGACCCGAAGAAGGAATTGATAGGATCGAGGACTCCAAGGACTTGCAGCAACAGAGCAAAGCCTTCGATAAGCTCACTGACCGCGTCGAAGATCGCCAGGTCAATTCGACACGATTCCAGAAGGCCATGGCTTCCATTGCTGCCACCTTAGAAGTCGATTTGGAAGCTATGAGAAAGAGGGAGAAAGAATTGGGTACTGTGATGATCAATCCACGCGATGTTGAGATAATTGCCATCAATATGTTGCTGGGTTTGAATTGGAACAGTGAGGCAGGAAGTGAGTTTTTTAGGAAATTGTGAGAAAGTTTGAGGGCTCTCTGTTTCATCTTCTATGAGCAATTTTGTTTCCCTAATTTTCCTTTCCAATTTATGCATTGCAGCTTCCAAGGATTATGTTGGTGCAAATTGGATTGCAGTTTCCTTAATTGTGAGAAAGAGTTGAATCCTCAATCAAATTGCAGGTTAGGTTGTGCAAAACCGTTATTTCGAAAATGCACTACAGAATTGACCTGGGATTCTTAAGAATTGGGTTCGGATTTCAATTGGGTTTCTTTGGATTTCTAGAGTTGGTTGATGTTGGATTGAATGGAGTCATTGAATGGAATTAGTTCATATGTATTCGAGTTGTGGTGATTTGGTTTGTGCCCAGAAAGTGATTGATGAAATGCGTGAGATATATTTGGTTTGGTGGAATCTTTGATATGTGAGTATAGTAAGTGTAGTAGGTACAAGGAGGTTTTGGGTCTTTTTGAGGCGATGAAAGTAATGGAGAATGTGAGGGTTGATGCGGTGACGATGGTGAAGGTTGTTTTAGCATGTATTCACTTGGGTGAATGGCAAATTTCGGATTCTATGGTGAAAGTATGTGGAAGAAAATCATGTTGGTGTTGATGTTTACTTGGGAATACAACGATGGATATTTATGGACGGTGTGGTCTCCGGCCTCTTGAACTTGTACTTCTCATCGTCAGTGGTGGCGAACATGGTGGAGAAGTCATCGGAGCCCATTGTTAGGGTTTGTTGTAGTCGGGTGGATGAGCaaggtttagagagagagagagagagagaggaagttatatgaagaaaattaagtaaaacaaaaaaacaaagggtaaattggtcatttactTATCAAAATATGCCAGCTGTCAGCTtctgtaacggagctaacggctccaggtaccattctttggtcggggtcagaacctcaggtaccgttctgatattttctgaatgtgaggtactgaagtttagaatggggcaAAGATCAGGTACTGTACGAACGATTTTCCCTTTTGAGTAAGGGGTGGGCGCGGGTCGGGTCTGATCGGTGTTGGGCTCAAACCGTTTCCAAACCGTCCATTTCGGTTGGGCCAAAATTCAAACTGCAGCCCGATTATTTCTGAGATGTACCGATATTTTCGGTGGGCTGAAATTGCGGTTCGGCCCAGTTCGGTTACCCATTTTTTTAATGGgcttaaattattattttt is a window from the Rosa chinensis cultivar Old Blush chromosome 2, RchiOBHm-V2, whole genome shotgun sequence genome containing:
- the LOC112184057 gene encoding F-box/kelch-repeat protein At3g23880, which encodes MKIQKQQWGVEEYFPEEIIDKILLKLPVKDVIRCSAVCKLWNSLIKNPTFIQTHLKNQTHDGISKRLLLISRQSYDLHWDNPAALFGQYSNLRNPIRNSNWTKGIGGQVVGTCNGLVCLAVSSIHGDPCPPVILWNPSIRKFGFLPSPSRAVDCYRCESYYLCYDSRIDDYKVVRIVREPYCQVEVEVWSLASASAWKSLDNVPADFSPCTSHHAFVNGALHWAQSRLTRGEEEEEESTVSVVALDLVDGSFRNVEILQGWRGAPMISRYHGDGDQCWLALFELQGDSCFDLWVMKEYGVAESWTKLFNVHLLGSPEEELRIEPFGFTKSGQVVVRMGGYEEFNSFKSYDPKDKQFRDFGNQAYDYYFMDSFVESLVLLGQTNVFSY